The nucleotide sequence GACTTCTGCCAGCCTGCTGCAGAGCTTCCCAGCTCcagtcccccgcccccacccctgcactccACTGCGGCCACACCAAGGTGTACAGCGTAAACAGAGACCACAGCGGACTGTCCTCTTGGGGAAGGGCCAGGCGAGACTGGACTTTTCCAAAAGGAGCTTTGTTAGACCCACAGAACCTAAATGAGAATGGCCAGATGAAAAGTTGGTTGTCTGTCTCTAAGACAAATACCAGAACAAGAAACAATAAGGTTAGAAACAGATTGTGGAACCAGATGAGGTCTTGCAGGAAGAATGGTGGGTCGGGAGTTAGGTGACCTTGCCTGAGCCTTGGCCTCTCTGTGCGGACTTGGGGGACGCTTGGGAGGAGCCATGTCACCTCTTAGAGCCTCACTTTCCTTATTATTCATGTGGAAATGGGCttaggggacagggggaggatGCCACAGCTAATGGACTGTAAAAGGCTTATAAGTTTTAGTAATGGCCCATCTAATGTCCCCAACTGACCTTGACCCCCAGGAAGCTCTTTTCTTAGCCCGGCCTGGGACCCTTGGCCCTTCATCCCCCATTTTTGGCTCTTTGGGAAGTGCTGGTCCCGGCCTTTTCCTGGGTGGCCTGGGGTCCGGGGACTGTAcctgggtggaggggagaggctgcCCTTTCTGTGAGCATCCCTGGTCCAGAGGACAGTTGAAGCTGCAGAGGGAACACAGGCCCAGAAAGTCCTGTTTCTGAAGTTCCTTGCTAGGGTTTACACAAGCCAGCGATAGGGCAGAAAGTAAGCTGGGGCCCTTGGGGTCTCTGCAGCCCCGTTGACTGTGCGTCCCACCGCGGGGCTCGGGGGTGCGGGCTCTCAGCATGTGCTGGCTCTGCCTCCTAGTCAGAGAACTCGGACCTGTTCTACGCCGTGCCGTGGTCCTGTGGGACCCTGGGCTTCCTGGTGGCCGCCGAGATCCGCATCATCCCCGCCAAGAAGTACGTCAGGCTGCGGTTTGAGCCAGTGCGGGGCCTGGAGGCTATCTGCGACAAGTTCACCCGGGAGTCCCAGCGGCAGGAGAATCACTTCGTGGAGGGGCTGCTCTACTCCCTGGATGAGGCCGTCATCATGACCGGGGTCATGACAGACGAGGCAGAGCCCAGCAAGGTAGGCCAGGGCGTCTCCAGCCAAGGGCCAaggcctggggaggaggaaggcctGGGGGGTGCTGGGCTGAGCCTGTTCCCCCACCCTGTCCCTGCCTGGAAGCCATGTTCTTTGAGGTTGTGGTGGCCTCAGTAGGCCCATCGGGGGTTGGGGCCCAGGATCTACAGTCAGAGCTGTCTTAGACGGGGATGGAAGCATCCGTTGACTCTGCACTGAAGATCTGCCAGATACGTGTGTGCTTCTTGGTAGGTGTAAACTTTGATCCTTGCGGgaaccccattttatagatgaggaaactgagaggtGCTCTGTTGGGTATAATTTTCAGTAGCAGCTTTTTCCTCTCATGTGAAAGGATTTGTGTTTATGAAGGACTTGGCAAGTATACCTgagtaaaaggaaagaagactgTATGGACAAACATGATCTAAGGCCGCCTCTTGGGtgtatttatttcctctcttttcaGGGCATACGTGAAcgtttttaaatgatgaaagtaGTGTCACAACCTTGAAATACATAAGGGAAAAGTTAAAGTGGGTCCCTTCCCCCAGGCTCACCCCCAGAGTAGCCGTCTGTAACGGCACATTCCTCAGGGTGTATGTGTGCACGCATGGGcacaccctcctctcctcccacgGGTCTCGTGTTGGCCTTTGGATAACTGacctagtgctcgcttcggcagcacatatactaaaattggataACTGACCTAACCCATTGCTTCCTGACGATCATTGATCTTGCCTCAGATGTTTCGCTCTTACAAATAAGATTGCATTGAAGATTCTCTGACATCTGTCCTTGGCCTCTTGGGCAAGCACATCTGCAGGACTGAGTCCAAAAATTGGAACTCCTGTCTTAAGGATCGGAGCATGCTTCACACCCGAGAGTGACCCCCAGACAGCCCTTCAGAACAGTGGTGCTTCTGCCCGCGTCCCGCAATGGCGTGGGAGAGTGCGTTTCTCCCACATTCTTGCCAGTGCTGGATACGATCACTCCttcatttttgccaatctgatagggTTAAAAATAGCATCGCGTTTTCTTTGCGGTTCTCAGGTCACCTTTGAGGTTTGAGCATCTCTTTACAtgcttttttccatttgtttgcctTCGGCTGTGACCCTCTGTTCAAATTTGCATTTTCTGGTCGAGGGTGGTCCGCGTCTCTCCACGTGGTTACATGGCCTTCAGAATTGTCAGTGACTGCAGAGCACTGTGTTGAGCGAATGCCCTTGAATTTATGAAACCATGGCCCTGTAGTTGGAAATACAAGTTGCTTccagtctttcctttttcttttatttatttttatagagagaGCGAACGGCAAGGtgggatcagagggagagagagagggagaatcttaagctggaGGGTGGGGATCCTGGAGCAGGAGCAGAAACACTGGACACAGAGCCCCTGTCCCGAGTCACACCCCAGGCCCTGGCTCTGCCTGACCCAGGCTGAGGTGTCAGTGCGGGTCACCTAGCACCTGGTCGCCTGGGAAGGACATCTAGTACAGATGTCTTTCTACCTTCTTCCAGGCAGTCCCTTAGAGGGGCCGCTCCCTGTGCTCGTCCCCCACTGTGCTGACTCTCTGGGACCTGTTTGCTCTATTAGATGCTGCCTAAGGTTATAGTGGGCAGCAGGGTTTCTATAACTTGTTAAATGTTGGATCACCGTAACCAATTCCCTTATTGCCCTAGAAGACCAAGGTCTTACTCCAAGGTTCACTTGGCGACAGTGGGAGAGGGGCTGGGTGCTTAGGCTGCAGACTTGTACAAAGTGTCCTGACACCCATCAGGAACAGGGCTGGGGGAAGAGAGTGGCAGATGCATTAGACGTATGAACAGCTCATTTGAGGAGCGTGTCTTCCAAACAATCCTCTTGGGGGCGCTGCTCCGGAATTGTCCAGTGTGTCTGGTCCTGGGATGGGCCCTCTGCAGGCCCAGAGGAGCCGCTGGGGGAGGCAGCTCACTCCCACGTACAAGGGAAGCCCAGAACTAAGGAGTGCCGTGCTCCCTGAGTGCTCAGGCTGGACCTGCAGCTCATGGGTCCACCTGGCTGCCACAGCGGACCTGAGCCCTGGGAGAGACGCATGATCTGGGTTCTTTAGCATCTCCTGGGCCTGTCTGGTACAAAGATTCCTACTGAGTCCAAGGAGCATGGGGAGCGCCTGAACCCAGGTACACCCCAGCCTCGACTCCGTTATGCAGCTGGTGCCACGGCCAAGTGTGCGGccagccccccaaccccaggggtTAGATCGGGTGGCTCTGCTCCTGTTGGGTTTCAATGTCTCTTGTACCAGCGGGCAGAGGCCAGCACACGGTGTCCTTTGCTCTGCCCCGCTAGCCACGATCAAACAGACTTGCACAAACAGGCTCTTCAGCCCAGCTTGCTGGTACCTCGTGGCCCCAGATTCCTGCCGGCATGGTGACCTGCTGCATGAGGGGACACACAGAGGGGCTGGAGTGTTGCTCCCAGAGATGGGGCCAAAGGCTCCTGGGAGAGGGGACGGGGAGAGGGCTGGGAACTGACCACTGTGCCCAGGGGGCAGGTGCCATGGTGGGCACCTTCCTCGTCGACTTTTCTGGTCTCCGCAGCCACTCCAGGGCTGGGAATAGCTCCATTTTGCCAGTACTGAAAGCAAGGCTCAGAGTGGCCTGCCCAGCACCAGCCCCGTGTGTTGTAGCACAAGCGAGTCCGCAAACTGCGCAGGATGATCCCATGTTTATAAAACCATGtgaacacacagaaaaagaaaacctcctGGGTACACATCGGTGTTAGTAGTTACGCTGGAGCACGAGGCTGCAAGGTCTCTCCTGCCAAGTTGCGTATTTTGCAGCATTTGAAGTTCCCACCAGGCGTTTACTTTGTTTTTGGAATCGGGAGAAAATAGTGAtcgttctttgttttttgttttaataatgctCACATTCCAGAGCGCATGGTTCAAGTTCCCCACTGCCCAGCTCTGGCCTCGTTGTGCAACATGGAACAGGCTCGAGTCCTTGCCCTGCCCCTTGGCAGCTGTGTGGCCTCGGGCGCTCTGTTCAACCCTGATGGTTCTCTGCCGCCTCCTCAGGGAGATAAGGACAGTTCTGACTTGCAAGGTTGTGAAAGGGACACAGTGCCCAGCGCCAGCCTGTGAAGAACCGTGTTGGTGTGATTAGTCTCCTCCATGAGCTGCGCTGGGAAAGCTCATCTTGCCTCTGCTCCTGCCTTGACCTCCCCGATGGTTCCACGGCAGCATCGGGCCTCTGCCACTTGGCCGCTGCTCTTGGCTCCCTCTTCACCCTGTGCTGCTGCCCAGCTGGGTGTGATCTCACCTGCCCCATCAAACTCGGGAGCCTTTCCCACCCCCAGGGAAGGTGGTCTGATGTGGGGCCTGAGTGTCCACAGCGTGTGTGTATGAGTTTTGATAGGCACAGAAAAGCTCGCGGGGGTCTTTagttttattgccattttatatgtgaagagagaggctgagagagtgaccggccccaggtcacacagccagtggaTGACAGAGGCCGGGGTCTGGCCCCAGCTTTggacctctgcctctctccaaaGGCACCTGCCCGGAATTCGTTCCATGCACGAGgaccctgaggcccagagaggctaagtCAGGCCGGGGCCCCCAGCCAGTGAAGTCCTGAACCGTTTGGGACTGAAGGCTGTCTGATTATCATATTTAGGCATTGGAGGCCCGGGGTCCTGGTGCCAGGAAGCATTAGGTTCACTCTGGGAGCTTCCTCTGCAGGTGGGGGAGCTGCCTGCCGGGACACGGCTCCCAGAGGGTCGTGGGGTTTGATCTCGGCAGGGGAAGTGCCGTGTCAGTTAGTGTTGCTGGCCACGGGACCtggtgaggggggtgggaggggaggcatCCCTCTGGGTTCTGTCcgtgagggggaggggggctgagcTCTCTAGACCTTTGGCAGCTGCCGGCCCTGGGCACACCACGCAACCTGTTACTCTGCGAGAGAGTGCCTGCGGTGCTCAGCCTCCCCGGGCTCTCAGGACTCTCAAGGGTGGTGACAGACGCAAAAGCTTCGGAAAGGCCAGGGGTGCTGACCCGAAGCCAGGTATCTCCGTTCTGGCCCGATGGCATCCAGCCCTCGTCTGTGGGCTGACACCACGCCCTCTGTCATTTCAGCTGAACAGCATTGGCAACTACTACAAGCCCTGGTTCTTCAAGCACGTGGAGAACTACCTGAAGACGAACCGGGAGGGCCTGGAGTACATTCCCTTGAGACACTACTACCACCGCCACACGCGCAGCATCTTCTGGGAGCTCCAGGTGAGGCTCGGGTTTCCCAGCCGGCCGGGCAGGGAACCAGGGCAGCTGGCACTGTGGCCGCACTCCCTCCCTGAGGGCAAGAGCAGCCCTGTCCCGAGGACCGGGAGCACCCGTGGACAGGACACCACAGTCCTCTCCTTCCAGGGGGAGCAGACCGCTTTCATTTCAACACAGCAGCCTGTCCCAGAGCGGCTGCTCGGTGCTGGGGCGCAGGCCAGGTGCttgggtgcacacacacatgctctgcCCTTGAGGTACCATAGCCTGACCAAGCCGACACACCCTGACACAGTGATGGGCCACAGGAACCAGAAGGGGAGGCGGCTCGTTCTGCCTAAGGTCAGAGGTGGCAGTCGAGCTTGGCCTTGAAAGGTGAGCAAGAATTTGCTGTTATGCATGGAGGGGTGAGGTGCAGTGACATTTTAAAGAGGGGCAGCAGAGAAGGCCTCTCTGGGGCTAACTTGTGCACAGGGACCTGaacatggtgggggtgggggtggggggatgagccAGAGCATGGGTCCTCACCCAGGCtatctgggttctttttttctatGTCCTGTAACCTTGAAGTAACTTTTTAAAGTGTACCATTTAGTGGTATTTAGTGCATTGGTCATGTTGTGCAACTTGCACCAAAGTTGCTGAGGAGAAGAACAGCAAACCGGAAGTAGCGAGGAGGTAGCAGGAggagcctcccaccccccgcctccaTCCACCCCAGACGGTCGTGGGAGAGGAAATGATGGCAGTGAGGCCTGCAGGGGCCAGCCAGGGCCCGGCTAAGAGCAGGCAGACGGAGACAATGTCGAGCGAAGAGACTGAGGATGGAGAGGCTTTGCTGAGGTCACACCACGAGGACATGGAGGACGGCTTGGGAGATAAGGGGACAGGGCTGGGTGGAGTCAGACTAAGACGTGTTGCATCACGGTAGGTCACTGGGCACCTGGAAGCCGTGAGGACCAGGTTAAACAGGGCTGACAGGCATGAAGGAGTTAGAGCTGGCCGTCCCCTGGGAGAAGGTGATCTGTCCTAACTCTGGGCCACGTCTCACAGGCCGAAGTGGTGGGTGGAGGGTTCATCAGCGCCtgggagcccccctcccccaggtgagCTCCCTTGGCCAGTGTCAGTGGTGGGCATTTTGCCAAATGCGAAAGACCTGGTTCCCTCTCTGTCCTTGCCAAGAGCAGTGCTAGGATTGTGGGAGGAGTGCTTTTGTCAGGAGGAAGAACATTTAAGGGACAGGAAAAGAGGACCAGCAAGGGACCCCGAGAAGAACATCAGAAAGGTAACAATAGGACACCTTCATCGTTTTTACATGTTAGCTGTTATGCCAAACATACACGCATAACACATAACACAAAGTTATTTCAAACTTCCTAACAGCCCCAGGAGGGTGGGTCCTTGTgtcttttccattttacagatgggggaaactgaggcttaggttGTCCAAAGTAACACAATTCAGAGAGAGATCAAGTATAATTATAACTTGCTGCATAATGAATTATCCCAAAGTTAGAGGATTGAAACAActgtttctctttattattttctgttatctCACAGTTTTCTGATTGTCAGGGATTATGGGGGGAACTAATGTGGGTTGCTCCAGCTCAGGGCTGTAGTCCAGTGGCATCTGGAGGCTTGCGAGGGGATGGAGGATCTATTTTCCAGAAGGTTCTCTCACACGGTTGTTAACAAGAGGCCTCTGTTCCTCGCCATGTGGGCTGCTCGAGTGTCCTCAGGACAGGGTGGCGGGAGCCGTCCAGGAGAGAGACCAAGGAGGAGCCCCAATGCCTTACAGGGCCCGTCTCCTCACACTCCGCCAGCCCCACCATCTGCTGCTTGTTAGAGCAAGTCCAGCCCACATCAGAGCTAGGCAAATTACGCTCCACCCTCTTTGAAGAAAGGAGTAGCAAAGCATTTGtgggtgttttgttgtttttttctaattcaagttagttaacattatagtgtagtattggtttcggGAGTAAGAATTTgtggtgttgtttttttaaccacaGAGCTAGGATTCATAATGAGGTTCCTCTTCTATTTATGTGCCGTGAAGCACTGGCTGTCCTGCCCAAGGTGAAAGGAAGAGTCTGGTAGGATGGGTGTCTTACACCTGAGATTTGCacacagggcatctgggtggagCACCACAGCATCCACCACAGTAGAGTTGCAGAGGCCCAGACTTCTACAAAGAAGGCGATGTCAAGTACAtgcctttctccccttccctggggTGAACTCCTCCTCCCTCAGGCAGCCCTCCACCCTGGTTCCTCCAATGAATCCACCCTTTAATCAGCCACAGGTGCTGAACCTCTCGCCCAATCCTGTCACTCCAGGGCCAGGCCTGCCTTCACCCAGCTCAGTTAATCAGCCGTATGTGGGGGTCAAGGCCAGCCACGTGATCTTCAGGGCCCAGTGCAAAAAGCAGGGAAAGatgggatgcccgggtggctcagtgggttaaagcctctgccttcggctcaggtcatgatcccagggtcctgggatcgagccccgcatcgggctctctgctcaacggagatcctgcatcttcctctctctgcctgcctctctgcctacttgtgatctctgtctgtcaaataaataaaatcttaaaaaaaaaaaaaaagggcagggaaAGAGTACTGTCAAAGATACTACTATGGTCCCTCTTAAATTTGCTGTTTAATGTtctaagtaaagaaaataatttttttaaagattttatttatttatttggcagaaatcacaagtaggcagagaggcaggcagagagagagaggaggaagcaggctccctgctgagcagaaagaccgatgcggggctcgatccccaggaccctgggatcataacctgacctgaaggcagaggctcaactcactgagccacccaggtgcccctcaagaaaataatttaaactatTGGAATGAATTTACTGTTCATCCCTTCAATAGAAATACAGGAGTATTGAGCTCTTCACGTGAATGTGTTTCATTCCTAGCGGCCCAGTGGAGGTGCTGCATGAAACTACCTCAGTTGTGTTTATCTCCCTTCCTGGTAACATTCACATTCTACCAACACTCTAGTGTGGCTTACTGGTGAGTAAGGAAGGACTGAAGAGAAAGAGGACTCTGGGCAgccccctctttcccttcccttttacATCCTTCTTTCCAGCCAGCATAAGTGGTTGGCTAATACAGGGAAGGAGCTCCAGGAGGAAGTGTTAGATAGGGTTCTTGGTGACTCAGGCTTCTTCGAATGTCATTGCCATGGGGCCTGCCTTTGGGGCTTGGGGGCCTGGCTCGGGCCAGCCCCCCTGGATCTGTCGTGGGAtcccacagagcagagcaggCTGGACACAGGTAAACGGCAAAGGCAACAGGGAGCAAGAGACTGGAACTGAAGCCAGGGACACAGGGCCTGAGGTCACTCAGAGGCAGAGGGACGAATCATGGGGCAGACAGGAGCGAAAGAAGGAGGGCAAAGCTCACTGTTAAACACTTGAACTTTTCTGAATTGAGATTCTGGAAAAGGAATGGTTCTAGCTGATACTTCTGGCTAACAActgttttaaagagaaaaatataaatggctTTTAAACGTGAGAGAGATGACAGGTCTCACTGCATTAAAGCCAGGCCAAACAAAACTGCCAGAGTCCCAGTTTTCACCTGCAGGGTGGCCACGAGGCAGAAGTTTGACAACACTGCTTGGCCTGGGTGTGGGGAAACAGCGCCCCCTGGTGTCGTGTGGGAGCGTGTGACCTGTCACCCGTTCTTGAGATAACCTATTAAAATGGCACACAGGGTTTGAACCAGAATTtgccacttctaggaatttaggCTAAGATACATGTAGAAGGGATACTCACTGGAATGGTCTGGAAATCCTCTAAATGCTTATCTGTACAGAACTGATTAAGTCAGCAGGGTCCATCCACGCAGGAGGGCAATGATCAGCACACTCGAAAGAGCCAAATGACCGTTTGGGGTTTGTGGACCATGAGGTCTCTCTAGAGGCCACTCTGCCCTTACAGCCTGGAAGCAGCCACAAATAGCATGGAAACGCGGGGGCATGGCTGTGTCCCAGCAGGGCTTTATTCATGGACCAGATTTGTCCCAGGAGCTGTGGTGTGTGggtccccgcagagcaggggtgGCACCCACGACCAAGCGTGTGCTCTCCGGCTGTGCACCAAGGcgcaggaggaggggagaagcatgAGACTGTGAGATGCCGCCGCTTGTGAGCTGTCGGTCTCTATGCTCACCCACGCGTCAACGCAGTGAGTGTCTCTAGGAAGGGACACAGATCATTCCTAACAACAGCTGcctctggggaggggacagaagtTGAGTTGAGGAAGAATGAAGTGGGGTCAGGACTAGGGGGTACACAGGGAGGATGTGAGAGGAGCCCGACCTTTGGATGGCTGGGATTTCTACTGTGGGTGTGTGTGGCTGTTCCAAAAACAAGCGAGGAAACAATAAAAGCCAAGCTACACAGTGTCCTCCGGTCATGTGCCAGCGTCCGTACTGGTGCCTGGATCGCAGAGCCAGGCAGGGCCGGGCGCAGACGGGTCCCTCCCTCGTAGGCGTGTGCTGCCAGTCGGAGAGTTCGTcccaggggaaaggagggagggtcACTCGGCTTCCAAAGCTTAGCACCTGGGTTCCTTTGGGAAGCCATCCTGACCCCTAGTCTGATGTGGGCCCTGCGTCTGTTTGTCCTAGCTCTTCCCCCACTGTCGCCCTGTGTGTGGCCTGACTCTTCAACTCCtcaggacagggacagggaccatgtctcTGTTATTTTGgtatccccagcacccagcatggACCTCATAGGCACCTCGtaattatttaatgaataaaggaatgtccttgggggcacctgggtggttcagtcggtggagcatctgacccttgatttcagatCGGGTCCTGGTCTCCGGGTCGTcagatggagcctcacatctggcCCTGCGCTCAGCGCAGAATCTGctcgtctctctccctctgctccttccctagCTCATGCGCaggtgctcgctcgctctctgaaataaataaatgaagtcttaaaaaaaggtcactcctctttaagaaaaaaaaaaaaaaagagtggggtaGCCCTCTTGAAGCCAAGAGCATTCCTTTACACTCCAGAAGACGGGCTTGGAGCAAGGGGGGAGGATAGTGAGTGGAGGGACCTAGGTCTGCGCTGTCAGGGCAGGGTGGCCAGCTGGGGGCGGCCCGGGGTGTTGTCGGAAGCTGAGGGGGGGGGCTCCTTCCGGTGGTGGGTTGAGCACAGAAGAGGAAGACAGTCTCTGCTTAGGAGGGTCTCTGGGGAAGCTGAGTTAAGGCAGGCTGTGAAGGGCCACAGGCATGGGAGAGAAGTGGCTTGTTCGGCCCGGGGTTGGAGGCCAGCTGTCGAGCTTGCCCTTGAAAAGTGACAGAGAGTTTGTTTTTGCgtgtggaggggtggggagccgTCACATTTTACACAGGAGTCAGAGGAGGCCCCTTGGGAGATGCTGTGAACCAGTGGGCCCGTGGCTGACCCCGAGCcagacctcccccaccccacccccgccaataAGAGCAGCCCTTGACTGTGACTTTAGGGGAATTGCTTAAGCTCTCTGATAATTGCTCTTCTCATTAAGTAACACTTATTTCTCAGCCACTGACGAAATGCCGTCTGTGTGCCAGCCACCCTGACCTCCACAGCACAATTACAGTGATCTTATTTTGCTCCTAGCACTAGGCTACCGGCCTTCTAGACAGTATTTCATTATTCCCTccagtcccattttacagataaggaaactaaagcCCAAAGAGGTTAATAAGTCACTGGCCCAAGGTCATCACAGCAGATAAAGGCCAGAGCTGAGACTCAAACCCAGACCCAGCTGGGCCAGTCCTGGGCACCACTGTTCCCCACCACACAGGAGTGCGCCCTGTCATGGAGCCCTGAGTGAGGACCTGGGCCCTGGCCCACGGGACCCTCGGCCCTGCTGGCCCTTTCTCTACACCGCCAACCTTTGTCTTTCAGGACATCATCCCCTTCGGCAACAACCCCGTCTTCCGCTACCTCTTTGGATGGATGGTGCCTCCCAAGATCTCGCTCCTGAAGCTGACCCAAGGCGAGACCCTGCGCAAGTTGTACGAGCAGCACCACGTGGTCCAGGACATGCTGGTGCCCATGAAATGCCTGTCGCAGGCAGTGCACACCTTCCACAGTGACATCCATGTGAGCAGGGGGCGGGACGCCCTGGACCTCAGTGTTCCCTGCTGTAAAATGGGCCTGCCCCATGATGGCcctgaaaggagagaaagcatgggGGGCTGCTGCTGTCAGCCATAGCCTCGGGGATTGGGCATGAAGCAGTgggcagacaaagggaggggtcCCTGGGTAAGGGTGGAATGGGGCCGCCCTGAGCCTGTCCCCTGTTGTAGGAAAAGCACCAATGCCCCTCTCCCTGGTCCACCCAGGTCTACCCCATCTGGCTGTGCCCATTCATCCTGCCCAGCCAGCCAGGCCTGGTGCACCCCAAGGGAGACGAGGCTGAGCTCTATGTCGACATTGGAGCCTACGGGGAACCACGTGTGAAGCACTTTGAAGCCAGATCCTGCATGCGGCAGTTAGAGAAGTTCGTCCGAAGTGTGCATGGGTGAGTGGCCCCGAGCGTGGCGTGCTTTCCCAGGCTGCCAGCACCACAACATTACTGCTGGGGGTG is from Meles meles chromosome 1, mMelMel3.1 paternal haplotype, whole genome shotgun sequence and encodes:
- the DHCR24 gene encoding delta(24)-sterol reductase; its protein translation is MEPAVSLAVCALLFLLWVRVKGLEFVLIHQRWVFVCLFLLPLSLIFDIYYYVRAWVVFKLSSAPRLHGQRVRDIQKQVREWKEQGSKTFMCTGRPGWLTVSLRVGKYKKTHKNIMINLMDILEVDTKKQIVRVEPLVTMGQVTALLTSIGWTLPVLPELDDLTVGGLIMGTGIESSSHKYGLFQHICTAYELVLADGSFVRCTPSENSDLFYAVPWSCGTLGFLVAAEIRIIPAKKYVRLRFEPVRGLEAICDKFTRESQRQENHFVEGLLYSLDEAVIMTGVMTDEAEPSKLNSIGNYYKPWFFKHVENYLKTNREGLEYIPLRHYYHRHTRSIFWELQDIIPFGNNPVFRYLFGWMVPPKISLLKLTQGETLRKLYEQHHVVQDMLVPMKCLSQAVHTFHSDIHVYPIWLCPFILPSQPGLVHPKGDEAELYVDIGAYGEPRVKHFEARSCMRQLEKFVRSVHGFQMLYADCYMSREEFWEMFDGSLYHRLRERLGCQDAFPEVYDKICKAARH